TAAAGATCCACCTTCTTTAATCAATTTAGCACGACAAGTGGGCTTAAATGATTATAAATTAAAAAAAGGTTTTCTACATTGTTTTCAAATGACGGTTTTCGGTTATTTGCGTCATTATCGTTTATTAGAAGCCCAAAGATTAATTAAAGATTACAATTATAATATTGCTGGGGTTGCTTCCCAAGTTGGTTATAAAAGTTTGGGCAGTTTTTCTTCGGCTTTTAAGGCGGAATTTGGGGTTTCCCCGAAACAATATCAAAAGCAAAGCAGTTTGTGATGAGGTGATGAGGGGATAGAGTGATGAGGGTGATTTTTAAAATTGTTACTTTTTAATTTTTAATTCTTAATTCTTAATTCTAAAAAAATCCGTTTGAGAGAAAAAATAATCCGTTACTAAGAAATTTTCTTTTTACTTTACCTCTACCATATTATTTCAAAGTCTTTTTAAGAAAATTTATCAATTACTTTTTAACGATTAATGGTGTGAGGACAAATAATGCAACGTTTTATAAATTCCACTTGTTTAATGGCAGGTTTATTGCCGATCGCATTTATACAATTAGTTCAAGCTCAAGAGGTAGTCAATTTAATTTTTGATATTCAAGCCCAAGCAACAACAACGGGGGTAGATGTACAAATGAAAAGTTTGACAGATGAGCCATTACTTATTCAAGAATACAGAGAAGGAAATACCATTATTATTGAAATTTTAGATGTAGATTTAGGTTTGCCCAACGATAATAATGTGATTTTATCTACTCCTGATGAGGCAATTACAACGGTAGAAGCAGAAAAAGTCGATCGCAATGTGCAAATTAGAATTACAGGAAAAGATAATCTACCCAAAGTAAATATTATTCAGGGAGACAAAATATTAACCTTGAAAGCAGAGGCAGTATCAGATTTTTCTCAGGCACAAAAATATCAAGAAATTCCCGAAACCATTGATTTAATTGTCACTGCCACAAGAAAACCTGACGAATTAAGACGTATTCCCCGTTCTGTAACAGTGATTAATCGTCAACAAATAGAAGAGCAAACGGCTTTAACAGAGGATTTAGGCACGATTTTAGGGAAGTTAGTACCGGGGTTTGGTCCTCCATCCGATCGCGCTTTTACGGCTTCTTCTTTGCGGGGTAGAAATGCCTCTATTTTAATTGATGGTGTACCTTTAAACGTCAATAACCGAGACTTCGATCGAGAATTACAAACCATTTCCCCCAATGCCATTGAACGGATTGAAGTATTAAGAGGACCTTCGGCTTTATATGGTGGGGAAGCAACAGGAGGAATTATTAACATCATTACTCGTCGCCCAACGGAAGAAAGTTTTGTTTCTACGGCGGAAATAGGTATAGATGCCACACTAGGCGAATTGCAGGGAGAAAGTTTTGGGAATTTTCTTCGCTATGGTATTTCAGGGAAGAAAGACGATTTTGATTTTCTCATTGATTTATCTCGTAAAGATTCTGGGGCTTCTTTTGATGCACAGGGCGATCGCATTCCCACTATTCAAGGAACAGATGAAAGCGAAACCTTCAACCTTTTAGGTAAATTAGGGGTTCAATTTGACGAAAATCAAAGACTCCAATTCACTGCTAACTATTTTTATGATCGCCGAGAAAGTCCATTTATTTCAGATCCTGCTGTAGATTATATAGAAGGAAGAAGGAAAGCAAGAGCCTTACGGGTTGGTACTTTAGAATTTCCTAATGGCGGTGGTCCTCAAATGGATCAAAATATTCTCCTCAACTTAAGTTACAGTCATAACGATTTATGGGGGAGCAGTCTGGATACTCAAATTTACTATCGGGATAACGTCAGTCGTAGTGATCCGCGCGATCGCCGCCCCGGTACCTTCGGTATCTTTCAAGGGGAATTAAACTCCCAAAATTGGGGAACTAGGTTCAGTGTTGATACTCCTGTTAGCCCTCAATTTAATATTTTATGGGGTATCGCAGTTCTGCGTTTGATGAAGGAGTCGATCCTAGTCCCGTTTATAGTTACTTTCTCTTAGACTTAATTAGTAGCATAAAATTAGGACAAGGTACATTACAAATTGGCATTGAAAACCTATTAGATACCTTTTATTTTGCCCTTTACTCCCAAAGGACTCAAGGCTTTTCTAACACCTTTTACAGTGCAGGAAGTGGGCGAACCATTAGTGTTAAGTATGGTATTTCTTGGTAATCAATTTAACCTCAGTTCGGTTTAAGAATATCCGATAAGGTTAGGTGTCAGGTTTGACGGTTGCAGGTGTTAGGGAGATAAGGAGATGAGGGGGAAACAAATGGAGAATGGCAGAAAAACCTTCTTTTTTACGGAAAAGTTTTGGGAAAACAGGAGGAAATAAAACAGTTATTGCAAAAATATCAAGGGCGATTAGTCGAATTTAAACAGAAAATGGGGTCAAAATTATCTCAAACGCAAGTATCTTTAGTAAGAGTTTATCCTCAACAAATAAGCCTTTATCTAAATAACTCTTTTGCAGGGAGTATTTTAGAGGATACAGGTTTATCTCGTCCAGCCTTTCAAAATCAGGGGATAAAAGGTAAATCTCCGTTTCAAATTATAATTAGTCGAGAACAAATGTCCTTAGCCGATGGGGATGTTATTTTTTATGGACTTATGGAGTTAGTGAACAGACGGAAAACTCTGCCATAGCACAATTAGAAAAATTAAAAAAAGATCCTCTCTGGCAACAACTCGAAGCAGTTAAAACAAATCAAGCATATCAAATTCCCCCCTATTGGAATGTACCTAGTTTAATCGCCGCCCATGCAGTAATTGATGATTTATTTCGTTATTTAGTGGATGAAAAACAATAGTATTTATTCTTTTATTATTCTTTGGCTTGGTCAAAGTTTTTCTTTAATTGGCAGTCGTATCACTACTTTTGCCCTTATTTTCTGGACATGGGATTCTACTTCTCAAGCCTCTAGCCTTTCTTTACTCTGGTTTTTTCAACAATTACCGCAAATTTTTGTTGCTCCCTTAGCAGGTTACTTAGTAGATAGGTGCGATGTTAAAGGCACACTACGCACACGCAAATTATTAATGATTTTAGGGGATCTTGTTGCCGTTTTAAGTACTATTTTTCTGCTTTTTCAGCAATTAAATCAACAATTAACCATCACAGATTTATATATCACCACTTTTATTAATAATTGTTTTGGTTCAATTCAAGAATTAGCCTATACAACAACTATTCCCTTAATGATACCTTCTCATCAGTTCGATCGAGCCAACAGTTTAGAGTTTTTATCTGGCTATGGCTCTCGTATTATCGCCCCTGCAATGGCAGGAATATTATATCCTTTAATTAATTTACAAGGAATTTTAATGGTGGATATAGGTACTTTTTTTCTTGCCTTAATAACTATTTATTTTGTTCAAATACCATCTTCTAATAACCATAAAAATCGAGAAAATTTAGTTACATCTAATTATCATAAAAATGCTATTTTATTTACAGAAATAAAAAGTAGTTATCAGTATATAAAAAATAATAAGCTCTTAAAAAATCTCCTAATAATAACTTGTCTTTTCCAGTTTTTTCATGACTTGGGAGATTCTATTTATGCACCTTTAATTTTAGCTCGAACCAATAATGATCAAATAATTTACTCTCATATCGCTACTTCTGCTGGTATTGGCGGAGTAATAGGTGCTTTATTTATTGTCACTAAAGGGGGTTTTTCTCACCCGATGAAGGGAGTTTTTATTGGTATGATTGGAGCAGGAGTAAGTAAAATAGTTTTTGGATTTAGTAATGTATATTTTATTTGGATAATAGCCCAATTTTTTTCTTCTTTTCATTTTCCTATTTTAGGAAGTGCAGAAACCACTATTTGGTTAAGAGAAACTCCTTTAAATAGTCAAGGTAAAATTTTAGCTTTTCAACGAATGGGTATTTTAATTTTTTCTTTGATTGCCTACAGTTTAGGTGGTTTTTTAGCTGATTATTTTTTTGTCCCTTTAATGACTCAAGAAAATATATTTAGCTTTGTTTTTGGTATGGGGAAAAGTGCAGGAATAAGTTTATTATATACCCTAAGTGCGATCGCACTTTTTTTAATTGGTTTATGGAGTTGGTATTTATCAACCAAGAATAATCAACTATCCCAGTAAACTATCTGAGAGAGTAAATAAAAAGTACCTCTACAAGAGAAAAAAGTACATCTACAAGAGAAATATGGAGTAGATTTGAGTTATTTTAAGATATTAAGAAAAAGAAAAAAATTTTAGTAAATTAATTGTGAGGAAATTTTTAATTATTTGGAGTGGTCAATTATTATCAACTATTGGTAGTAATATGACTAATTTTGCCTTAACTATTTGGGCATGGGAAAAAACAGGCACTGCCACTGCACTAGCTTTTATTTCTTTTGCTTTTCTTGCCCCAACTTTAATTACAGGATTATTTATGGGTGTTATTGTTGATAGATTTGAGCGAAAATTGTTAATGATTTTAGGAGATATAATAACGGGAACAGTTAGTGTTATTTTATTATTAATTTACACTTTTTCTAGTTTAGAAATTTGGCATATTTATCTATTAATTGCGATAACTTCTCCCTTTTCTCAACTGCAATCCTTAGCCAGTGAAAGCATTACGGCTGATTTAGTTACCCCAGAAAATTATATCCGTGCAGGTAGTTTAACCTCAATTCTAAATTACGGTTCACAAATTGTTGCTCCGGCATTAGCAGGTTTTTTATATCCCATAATTAGTTTAACAGGTATTTTATTTATAGATTTATTTACCTTAATTTTGGCTATTTTTACAGTTATTATTACTCCTATTAAAGAAAAAAAGATAAAATTGCATTCTAATAAAATTACAGATAATTTAACAGAAATATTTATTTATTTAAAAGAAAACAAATACTTTTTGACAATAATAACAATCGAGATTTTATTCTGGTTTATCCACGATATTGGAGGAAGTATTTTTAAACCATTAATTCTTTCTCGCACCGATGGAAATACATTTATTTTGGGTAGCATAAGTGCATCGGCAGGAATTGGGGGAGTAATGGGGGGATTAATTATTACTTTTTGGGGAAAAATAAAAAATAGATTTAAGGGTTTTATTATAGGAATAATGGGAGCTAGTATCTGTAAATTAATCTTTGGTTTTGGTCAATCTATATTAATTTGGCTACCATTACAGTTTTGCTCTAGTTTAAATTTTCCTTTAATTTATAGTACCCGTCAAGGTCTTTATTTAGATCTCATTCCATCTAATTTACAAGGAAGAATTTTTGCTTTTAGTAGTTGGTTAAGATTGGGAGTTGGTGCTATTTCGGCTTTATTAGGAGGTATTTTAGCCGATCGCATTTTTGAGCCTTGGATGATGACGGATAATATTTTTAGCCCTCTTTTCGGTACGCAAAAGGGTGCGGGAATGAATTTGTTGTACGTTTTATGTTCTGTAGGAATGTTTTTTGTAGGTTTGTGGGGATGGTACTCTAGGAAAAGAATGAGGAATTAGCAATAAAAAAACTTCTTCCATTTTCCCTTTTTCTTATCCCCTCAATACTCTCAAATCCTACAGGAAGTTACCATTCAAAGCGATAACCCACCGTTAAGCTCATACCCTTGGCCGCACTCTGACTTCTGCCGCCATAAATTTGAGCAATATTAGGATAGTAAAACGTATTAAATAAGTTCTCAATGCCGACGCTTAATTCCCCGTTACCGAGTTTTAAACTACTAATGAAATCCGCAGTAAAATAGCTATATACAGGATCGAGATCAAAACCTTCCCCTGACGGATTGCGATCGCCAGAATACAAGAATTGTAAACGATTACGCCATGTATCAGTAGTTTGATTTTCAACATAAGCTGTTAGCTTCACAGGAGGAATTAGGGTATTACCCAAAGGAGTATCAAAATCTCCATTACCTTCAGGATCGCGCCATCCAGTCGTCCATGTCAATGTTCCGCCAATACTCCAATCCTCATTAATATCATAGTTAATATCTCCTTCAATACCTTGTATTCTTTGAGGATCTCGGATAATATCAAAATCAGCATCAAAAGTTGTACCCAAATCAGAGTAACTGTAAAAATAAGCTAAAGAGGCTTGAACATTATCCCAATTACCTCTAATTCCTACCTCATAGGTATCTACTTTTTGGGCGGCAGGATTTAATTGTGTAACCCTTGAAGCATTAGGAGCAGTACGCAAAGCCCTCGCCACATCAGCAATGGAAAAACCTTGAGCAAAGTTAGCAAAGACATTGATATTATCATTGAAAGCATAAACTCCACCGATATTAAAGAGAGTCGCATCATAATTCAAATTACCCCCTTGTACTCGATTACCTCCCAAAGTAGTGAAACTATTAACGCTCACATCAACAAATTCTTGACGAATACCACCACTAAGGGAAAATTGCTCGATGGGTTGCCATCTTAATTGTGCAAATAAACCAATATTATCTTGTCCTGTAGGAGGGGATAAAAAGCCAGAACCAGTTTTTTGGAATACTAAACCATCACTGCGGGCAAAAACTTGGGAATCAAATATATCAGCAGGTTGGGATGAGTCTTCGTGAAAATAGTCTAAACCCCAAAGAATATTTAGTTGATCATCGGGCAAAATAGGACTGTCAATGTCGAATCTAGTACCAATTTTTTCTGACTGTACTTCTGATTGTAAGACATTGTTGCCGAAGGCGG
This is a stretch of genomic DNA from Cyanobacterium aponinum PCC 10605. It encodes these proteins:
- a CDS encoding TonB-dependent receptor, encoding MGYRSSAFDEGVDPSPVYSYFLLDLISSIKLGQGTLQIGIENLLDTFYFALYSQRTQGFSNTFYSAGSGRTISVKYGISW
- a CDS encoding MFS transporter, which produces MVRKFLIIWSGQLLSTIGSNMTNFALTIWAWEKTGTATALAFISFAFLAPTLITGLFMGVIVDRFERKLLMILGDIITGTVSVILLLIYTFSSLEIWHIYLLIAITSPFSQLQSLASESITADLVTPENYIRAGSLTSILNYGSQIVAPALAGFLYPIISLTGILFIDLFTLILAIFTVIITPIKEKKIKLHSNKITDNLTEIFIYLKENKYFLTIITIEILFWFIHDIGGSIFKPLILSRTDGNTFILGSISASAGIGGVMGGLIITFWGKIKNRFKGFIIGIMGASICKLIFGFGQSILIWLPLQFCSSLNFPLIYSTRQGLYLDLIPSNLQGRIFAFSSWLRLGVGAISALLGGILADRIFEPWMMTDNIFSPLFGTQKGAGMNLLYVLCSVGMFFVGLWGWYSRKRMRN
- a CDS encoding TonB-dependent receptor plug domain-containing protein, yielding MQRFINSTCLMAGLLPIAFIQLVQAQEVVNLIFDIQAQATTTGVDVQMKSLTDEPLLIQEYREGNTIIIEILDVDLGLPNDNNVILSTPDEAITTVEAEKVDRNVQIRITGKDNLPKVNIIQGDKILTLKAEAVSDFSQAQKYQEIPETIDLIVTATRKPDELRRIPRSVTVINRQQIEEQTALTEDLGTILGKLVPGFGPPSDRAFTASSLRGRNASILIDGVPLNVNNRDFDRELQTISPNAIERIEVLRGPSALYGGEATGGIINIITRRPTEESFVSTAEIGIDATLGELQGESFGNFLRYGISGKKDDFDFLIDLSRKDSGASFDAQGDRIPTIQGTDESETFNLLGKLGVQFDENQRLQFTANYFYDRRESPFISDPAVDYIEGRRKARALRVGTLEFPNGGGPQMDQNILLNLSYSHNDLWGSSLDTQIYYRDNVSRSDPRDRRPGTFGIFQGELNSQNWGTRFSVDTPVSPQFNILWGIAVLRLMKESILVPFIVTFS
- a CDS encoding MFS transporter — protein: MKNNSIYSFIILWLGQSFSLIGSRITTFALIFWTWDSTSQASSLSLLWFFQQLPQIFVAPLAGYLVDRCDVKGTLRTRKLLMILGDLVAVLSTIFLLFQQLNQQLTITDLYITTFINNCFGSIQELAYTTTIPLMIPSHQFDRANSLEFLSGYGSRIIAPAMAGILYPLINLQGILMVDIGTFFLALITIYFVQIPSSNNHKNRENLVTSNYHKNAILFTEIKSSYQYIKNNKLLKNLLIITCLFQFFHDLGDSIYAPLILARTNNDQIIYSHIATSAGIGGVIGALFIVTKGGFSHPMKGVFIGMIGAGVSKIVFGFSNVYFIWIIAQFFSSFHFPILGSAETTIWLRETPLNSQGKILAFQRMGILIFSLIAYSLGGFLADYFFVPLMTQENIFSFVFGMGKSAGISLLYTLSAIALFLIGLWSWYLSTKNNQLSQ